From a region of the Tenggerimyces flavus genome:
- the hutH gene encoding histidine ammonia-lyase — translation MTSVVVGVGPLTEADVVAVARGGAAVELSAEAVAAIEASRAAVEKLAASPEPAYGISTGFGALATKHIPVERRAQLQRSLIRSHAAGSGPEVEREVVRALMLLRLSTLATGRTGIRLQTARTLEALLNHGITPVVPEYGSLGCSGDLAPLSHVAVVLTGEGTVRLDGQLRQAANALREKGIEPVTLAEKEGLALINGTDGMLGMLALASHDLEMLLKTADLTAAMSVEGLLGTDRVFAADLQALRPHPGQAEAARHMRQLLDGSKIMDSHRTPDCNRVQDAYSLRCSPQVNGAARDTLEHARTVAQRELQAAIDNPVVLPDGRVESNGNFHGAPVAYVLDFLAIVAADVASMSERRTDRFLDTARSHGLNAFLAHDPGVDSGHMIAQYTQAGIVTELKRLAAPASVDSIPSSAMQEDHVSMGWHAARKLRKVVDGLTRVLAIELLTAARGLDLRAPLTPAPATKAVVDKLRETVPGPGPDRLLAPDIEAAVELVRNGTAIATADLVVSGQEVSR, via the coding sequence ATGACTAGCGTCGTTGTTGGGGTTGGGCCGCTGACCGAAGCGGACGTCGTTGCTGTCGCGAGGGGTGGTGCGGCGGTTGAGCTGAGTGCTGAGGCTGTGGCGGCCATTGAGGCGAGTCGGGCTGCCGTCGAGAAGCTGGCCGCGTCGCCGGAGCCGGCTTATGGCATCTCCACGGGGTTCGGGGCGCTCGCGACCAAGCACATTCCGGTCGAGCGGCGGGCCCAGTTGCAGCGGTCGCTGATCCGTTCGCACGCCGCCGGCTCCGGGCCTGAGGTGGAGCGGGAGGTCGTACGGGCGCTCATGCTGCTCCGGCTCTCCACGCTCGCCACCGGACGCACCGGCATCAGACTCCAGACAGCAAGGACCCTCGAGGCCCTGCTCAACCACGGCATCACGCCCGTCGTTCCCGAGTACGGAAGCCTCGGCTGCTCCGGCGACCTCGCCCCGCTCTCCCACGTCGCCGTCGTCCTCACCGGCGAGGGCACAGTCAGGCTCGACGGCCAGCTGCGACAGGCGGCCAACGCTCTCCGAGAGAAAGGCATCGAGCCCGTCACCCTCGCCGAGAAGGAGGGGCTCGCGCTCATCAACGGCACGGACGGGATGCTGGGCATGCTCGCGCTCGCCAGCCACGACCTCGAGATGCTGCTCAAAACCGCCGACCTCACCGCCGCGATGTCAGTCGAGGGCCTGCTCGGCACCGACCGCGTCTTCGCCGCCGACCTGCAAGCCCTCAGGCCGCACCCCGGGCAAGCTGAGGCGGCCAGGCACATGCGACAGCTCCTCGACGGCTCCAAGATCATGGACAGCCACCGCACCCCCGACTGCAACCGCGTGCAGGACGCCTACTCGCTCCGCTGCTCGCCCCAGGTGAACGGCGCCGCGAGAGACACCCTCGAGCACGCCCGCACGGTCGCCCAACGGGAGCTCCAAGCCGCCATCGACAACCCCGTCGTCCTCCCCGACGGTCGCGTGGAGAGCAACGGCAACTTCCATGGCGCTCCCGTCGCGTACGTCCTCGACTTCCTCGCGATCGTCGCCGCCGACGTCGCGAGCATGTCCGAACGCAGGACGGATCGGTTCCTCGACACCGCAAGAAGCCACGGCCTCAACGCGTTCCTCGCCCACGACCCCGGCGTCGACTCCGGCCACATGATCGCCCAGTACACCCAGGCCGGCATCGTGACTGAGCTCAAGCGCCTCGCCGCCCCCGCCAGCGTCGACTCGATCCCGAGCAGCGCGATGCAGGAGGACCACGTGAGCATGGGCTGGCACGCCGCCCGCAAGCTGCGCAAGGTCGTCGACGGCCTGACCAGGGTCCTCGCGATCGAGCTGCTCACCGCTGCCCGCGGCCTCGATCTCCGCGCACCCTTGACGCCTGCCCCCGCCACGAAAGCGGTCGTCGACAAGCTCCGCGAGACCGTCCCCGGCCCCGGTCCCGACCGCCTCCTCGCTCCCGACATCGAGGCCGCCGTCGAACTCGTCCGCAACGGCACCGCAATCGCCACCGCGGACCTCGTAGTGTCGGGGCAGGAGGTGAGCCGATGA
- a CDS encoding LamG domain-containing protein, whose translation MGQAATNRPPNVPNNLRIAAPRDVHCGPDHRPTLVRDTPAIQATLTDPDGRARRLSLRVEVYSGLTGSRIWVGLSPRVLNPSTVRMSLSSRKVTHPGVYRWRVRADDTIIAGKWSTFCYFKIDRQTSGWIDSVDYPRYRGAEQGWNPEEGRDRAYGKPGQAGRFRLVEDDRRGAFFKYRLNNDPWRTATPTESDRSAVVSVTPWRFGLNTFSAYVIDEAGNTSQVNKWTFRVGGAPQPVAAWRFDERSGATAVDYVGDHDARVTNATPTWENTGRLNGTLRLGSGGTAATTGAVVDTSKSFSVSAWVRLDGTQDARVVSQPGFALLRSGGAWSFQRQSTATFVTKVAKGQWTHLLGVYDSVAHEQRLYVNGRLEAEVSAFGGSSAAGPLTFGALTGAIDHVKLWNRALPSDEIRPVFDVEDGAQKPQPELVAHWKFDEGAGPAAADSSGHGHAVDVGAGVDWVDAGGGYGTALRLNARSEGTARTKGPVVDGTGSFTITARVRPLRASAVGPVIAQGGAVPAGFSDRPNVELAITKPEWWWTYAWAMSRSSNFLVDRKEKGSDGIWGQWRYAALVYDSARGLQRSYYLTDRSFTDLVPKVWHSDEPLTFGEVLPNSESTTAFVGDVDDVRVYAGIMTEEQVRAIIDAD comes from the coding sequence ATGGGCCAGGCAGCCACCAACCGCCCGCCGAACGTGCCCAACAACCTCCGGATCGCCGCCCCCCGGGATGTGCACTGCGGGCCGGACCACCGCCCCACTTTGGTACGGGACACCCCCGCGATCCAGGCAACCCTCACCGACCCCGACGGCCGCGCCCGCCGGCTCAGCCTCCGGGTCGAGGTCTACTCCGGGCTCACGGGCAGCCGCATCTGGGTCGGCCTCAGCCCCAGAGTCCTGAACCCGTCGACGGTCCGGATGTCCCTGTCGTCGAGGAAGGTCACCCACCCAGGTGTCTACCGCTGGCGAGTCCGGGCCGACGACACGATCATCGCCGGCAAGTGGTCGACGTTCTGCTACTTCAAGATCGACCGCCAGACCAGCGGGTGGATCGACTCCGTCGACTATCCGCGCTACCGCGGCGCCGAGCAGGGCTGGAATCCCGAGGAGGGTCGTGACAGGGCGTACGGGAAGCCTGGTCAAGCCGGCCGGTTCCGCCTGGTCGAAGACGATCGCCGCGGCGCGTTCTTCAAGTACCGCCTGAACAACGATCCGTGGCGGACCGCGACACCCACCGAGAGTGATCGTAGCGCGGTCGTCAGCGTGACCCCTTGGCGTTTCGGGCTGAATACCTTCAGCGCGTACGTGATCGACGAAGCCGGCAACACCTCGCAGGTGAACAAGTGGACGTTCCGCGTGGGTGGGGCGCCGCAGCCAGTCGCAGCCTGGCGGTTCGACGAGCGCTCCGGTGCCACCGCGGTCGACTACGTCGGCGATCACGACGCGAGGGTCACCAACGCCACGCCGACCTGGGAGAACACGGGGCGGCTGAACGGCACCCTGCGGCTCGGGTCCGGCGGCACCGCGGCGACGACCGGAGCGGTGGTCGACACCTCGAAGAGCTTCAGCGTGTCGGCGTGGGTCCGTCTCGACGGGACGCAGGACGCCAGGGTCGTCAGCCAGCCCGGGTTCGCGCTGCTGCGTTCCGGTGGCGCCTGGTCGTTCCAACGGCAGAGCACGGCGACGTTCGTCACCAAGGTCGCCAAGGGCCAATGGACCCATCTGCTCGGGGTGTACGACTCAGTCGCGCACGAGCAGCGGCTCTACGTCAACGGAAGACTCGAGGCGGAGGTTTCCGCCTTCGGGGGCAGCAGCGCGGCCGGGCCGCTCACGTTCGGGGCGCTGACCGGGGCGATCGACCACGTCAAGCTGTGGAACCGAGCCCTGCCGAGCGATGAGATCCGGCCGGTCTTCGACGTAGAGGACGGCGCACAGAAGCCGCAACCTGAGCTCGTGGCGCATTGGAAGTTCGATGAGGGAGCCGGCCCAGCCGCGGCCGACTCGAGCGGGCACGGCCACGCGGTCGACGTCGGCGCCGGGGTCGACTGGGTCGACGCCGGTGGCGGCTACGGCACCGCGCTCCGGCTGAACGCGCGCTCGGAAGGCACGGCACGAACCAAGGGACCGGTCGTCGACGGCACGGGTAGCTTCACGATCACCGCGCGCGTCAGGCCGCTCCGAGCCTCGGCGGTAGGCCCGGTCATCGCGCAGGGCGGTGCGGTTCCTGCCGGCTTCAGCGACCGTCCGAACGTCGAGCTGGCGATCACCAAGCCGGAGTGGTGGTGGACCTACGCATGGGCCATGTCGCGGAGCTCGAACTTCCTTGTCGATCGAAAGGAGAAGGGGAGCGACGGAATCTGGGGCCAGTGGCGGTACGCGGCGCTCGTTTACGACAGTGCTCGCGGCCTCCAGCGGAGCTATTACCTCACCGACCGTAGCTTTACCGACCTCGTGCCGAAGGTATGGCACAGCGATGAGCCGCTCACGTTCGGGGAGGTCCTGCCGAACAGCGAGTCCACGACGGCGTTCGTGGGGGACGTCGACGACGTCCGGGTGTACGCGGGGATTATGACCGAGGAGCAGGTGCGGGCGATCATCGACGCGGACTGA
- a CDS encoding serine hydrolase, whose product MWKRIVVGAAVLATLGVTGGVASAAPPDVTDPEQVKAFLDERVSELLADERIPGAAVSVVARGRPVAAEGYGLANVETKQKVEPDKTLFPIDSVSKLFTATAVMQLVEQGKVDLHTDVNRYLTGTKVSVPNTFEGKPITLAALLTHSAGFEELNAGTFAGTDDDHPDFDTYLKEHQPKRVRPPGILPAYSNYGIALAGFVVQTQSKQTFEQYVQQHILEPLGMKHTTFDQPPSPDLKRNLATGHRPDGDHNRPVDDGYDILAPAGAAVATVTDLSEFMLAHLGVGQDRILNQVTANEMHSKQFTPDERLPGMAYGFYEGDVSGERTLQHGGDGAGTHGLLTLIPERQAGIYIVVNGDGTGVGGTAVVERLAHEFVRHFYPKPAQAPIVKPANRSEQVEGTYRYGRISDTDISRGFAIMETTVTVDAQQDGTLTTTGRMSVDPTRTDVTWLPVDDRLYQEKGGAGKLAFTQASNGETVMSLGEDPTVGWTKLRWYEQPGLHLAVIVGSLLVLLTMLAWPVIALVRRGTRPGRAARLVAGAMLLVLTAFLGGLAYYLSNIDTFIDQLLAGSTTLNALLTLPLVAAVLGIAVIVNAARAWRKGWWSIAGRVQYSAIALAVLGFFTIAYEYNFLAWPW is encoded by the coding sequence ATGTGGAAACGAATCGTCGTGGGTGCCGCGGTGCTCGCGACTCTTGGTGTGACCGGTGGAGTTGCCAGTGCCGCGCCGCCGGATGTGACGGATCCGGAGCAGGTGAAGGCGTTCCTCGACGAACGGGTGTCCGAGCTGCTCGCGGACGAGCGCATCCCAGGCGCGGCGGTCTCCGTTGTCGCCAGAGGCAGGCCGGTCGCGGCGGAGGGGTACGGACTTGCCAATGTCGAGACCAAGCAGAAGGTAGAGCCGGACAAGACCCTGTTCCCGATCGACTCGGTCTCCAAGCTGTTCACCGCTACCGCGGTCATGCAGCTCGTCGAGCAGGGCAAGGTCGACCTCCACACGGACGTCAACAGATACTTGACAGGTACCAAGGTCAGTGTGCCAAACACGTTCGAGGGCAAGCCGATCACGCTCGCCGCCCTGCTCACGCACAGCGCCGGATTCGAGGAGCTCAACGCCGGAACGTTCGCCGGCACCGATGACGACCACCCGGACTTCGACACCTATCTCAAGGAGCACCAGCCCAAGCGGGTAAGGCCGCCGGGCATCCTCCCGGCCTACTCCAACTACGGCATCGCCCTCGCCGGCTTCGTCGTGCAGACCCAGAGTAAGCAGACCTTCGAGCAGTACGTCCAGCAACACATCCTCGAGCCGCTCGGCATGAAGCACACCACGTTCGACCAACCGCCGAGTCCCGACCTTAAGCGCAACCTCGCCACCGGCCATCGCCCGGACGGCGACCACAATCGACCGGTCGACGACGGGTACGACATCCTCGCGCCGGCAGGCGCTGCCGTCGCGACCGTCACCGACCTGAGTGAGTTCATGCTCGCGCACCTCGGCGTTGGCCAGGACCGCATCCTCAACCAGGTAACAGCAAACGAGATGCACAGCAAGCAGTTCACTCCCGACGAGCGACTCCCCGGCATGGCGTATGGCTTCTACGAAGGCGACGTCTCCGGCGAACGCACCCTCCAGCACGGCGGTGACGGCGCGGGCACGCACGGCCTCCTCACGCTGATCCCCGAACGACAAGCCGGCATCTACATCGTCGTGAACGGCGACGGCACCGGCGTCGGCGGCACCGCGGTCGTCGAACGCCTCGCGCACGAGTTCGTCCGCCACTTCTACCCGAAGCCAGCGCAAGCGCCCATCGTCAAGCCAGCAAACAGAAGCGAGCAGGTCGAAGGAACGTACCGCTACGGCCGCATCAGCGACACCGACATCTCACGCGGCTTCGCGATCATGGAGACCACCGTCACCGTCGACGCCCAGCAGGACGGCACGCTCACCACCACCGGACGCATGTCCGTCGACCCGACCAGGACCGACGTGACCTGGCTCCCGGTCGACGACCGCCTGTACCAGGAGAAGGGCGGTGCAGGCAAACTCGCGTTCACCCAAGCCAGCAACGGCGAAACGGTGATGTCGCTCGGCGAGGACCCGACGGTCGGCTGGACGAAGCTGCGCTGGTACGAGCAGCCCGGCCTGCACCTCGCGGTCATCGTCGGCAGCCTCCTCGTCCTGCTCACCATGCTGGCCTGGCCGGTCATCGCGCTCGTCCGGCGCGGCACCAGGCCGGGACGCGCGGCCCGCCTCGTCGCCGGAGCGATGCTGCTCGTCCTCACCGCGTTCCTCGGCGGCCTCGCGTACTACCTCAGCAACATCGACACGTTTATCGACCAACTCCTCGCCGGCTCGACGACGCTCAACGCACTGCTCACGCTGCCACTCGTCGCCGCAGTGCTGGGCATAGCTGTCATCGTCAACGCCGCACGAGCCTGGCGCAAGGGCTGGTGGAGCATCGCCGGTCGCGTTCAGTACAGCGCGATCGCCCTTGCGGTGTTGGGCTTCTTCACCATCGCGTACGAGTACAACTTCCTCGCCTGGCCCTGGTAA
- a CDS encoding YeeE/YedE family protein — protein MATTTSLFKYVTSAPTPKAPPLRPANWVPLAVALAGGLALVVFVAANHGVKSAVLLALGLGLGFVLFHSRFGFTSAWRQLVAVGNGTGLRAHAVLLGTTATLFALIIGTGAGLFGSTPTPSAGPLGVGLVLGAFLFGLGMQLGGACASGTLFAVGSGQSTIVLTLGGFIVGSVLFAWQWELVRDLPALPPFVLSDHVGWFGSWAITIAVLAGIVLVTRYIQKRRVPPPVDVVPSASGLARALRGSWPLWVGALALAALGGLVLLVSGGAWGITSAFGLWGAKFLQVLGLHPETWAFWQQPAQAKSLAAPILTDKTSLTDIGIMFGAAVAAAAGGAWTFHKRIPWRTALAAILGGIIMGIGARLAQGCNIGAYLAGIASGSLHGWIWGLAALAGTWVGLRGRTLFGLPNPKPRDSVC, from the coding sequence GTGGCCACCACGACGTCCCTGTTCAAGTACGTCACGTCCGCCCCCACGCCGAAAGCGCCGCCGCTGCGGCCCGCCAACTGGGTCCCGCTGGCCGTCGCGCTGGCGGGCGGGCTCGCGCTGGTCGTCTTCGTCGCGGCGAACCATGGCGTGAAGTCCGCCGTGCTGTTGGCGCTCGGCCTCGGACTGGGTTTCGTCTTGTTCCATTCGCGATTCGGCTTCACATCGGCGTGGCGGCAGCTGGTCGCGGTCGGCAACGGAACGGGTCTGCGGGCGCATGCCGTCCTGCTCGGCACGACGGCCACCTTGTTCGCGCTGATCATCGGGACGGGCGCCGGGCTGTTCGGCAGTACGCCGACGCCGTCGGCAGGTCCGCTCGGCGTGGGGCTCGTGCTCGGCGCGTTCCTGTTCGGGCTCGGCATGCAGTTGGGTGGCGCGTGCGCGTCGGGAACGTTGTTCGCGGTGGGCTCGGGGCAGTCGACGATCGTGTTGACGCTGGGTGGGTTCATCGTCGGGTCGGTGCTGTTCGCGTGGCAGTGGGAGCTCGTGCGCGACCTGCCCGCGTTGCCTCCCTTCGTGCTGTCTGACCACGTGGGTTGGTTCGGCTCGTGGGCGATCACGATCGCCGTGCTGGCCGGGATCGTGCTGGTGACGCGGTACATCCAGAAGCGGCGCGTGCCGCCGCCGGTCGACGTGGTGCCGAGCGCGTCGGGTCTCGCGCGCGCTTTGCGTGGGTCGTGGCCGCTGTGGGTGGGTGCGCTCGCTCTCGCCGCGCTCGGCGGTCTGGTGCTGCTCGTGTCGGGTGGTGCTTGGGGGATCACGAGCGCTTTCGGCTTGTGGGGTGCGAAGTTCCTGCAGGTGCTGGGTCTGCACCCGGAGACGTGGGCGTTCTGGCAGCAGCCCGCGCAGGCGAAGTCGTTGGCGGCGCCGATCCTCACTGACAAGACGAGCTTGACGGACATCGGGATCATGTTCGGCGCTGCTGTCGCGGCCGCGGCGGGCGGTGCGTGGACGTTCCACAAGCGGATCCCGTGGCGTACGGCGCTCGCGGCCATCCTCGGCGGGATCATCATGGGCATCGGCGCGCGGCTGGCGCAGGGCTGCAACATCGGCGCGTACCTCGCCGGCATCGCCTCGGGCAGCCTGCACGGGTGGATCTGGGGTCTCGCGGCGCTGGCCGGGACTTGGGTGGGCTTGCGTGGCCGTACCTTGTTCGGCCTGCCCAATCCCAAGCCCCGGGACTCGGTCTGCTGA
- a CDS encoding ArsR/SmtB family transcription factor: protein MTAAAPAEEASQPVWRALASPFRRQLLDELGRGPRTTAELAAANQDLSRYAVMQHLGVLEEAGLVVVRRRGRYRYNHLNPAPLREWYERWVTPLADRTAGELLALRRHVETEQGGAEMTIEVDEVRVVRIENELRFRATPDRIFRAMTEETLEWFPTSYGETRTKAVVMEPRVGGLHYEDWGDGAGHLYGHVTGWDPPRAWSTRGRLMPGTILDTEYELVPDGAETIVRVSKVAVGPMSPEEAASIYKYGDVSNFEAALRAVVER from the coding sequence ATGACAGCGGCCGCACCAGCCGAGGAGGCCTCGCAGCCCGTCTGGCGCGCGCTCGCGAGCCCGTTCCGGCGGCAGCTGCTGGACGAGCTCGGCCGCGGCCCGCGCACGACCGCCGAGCTGGCCGCCGCGAACCAGGACCTGAGCAGGTACGCCGTCATGCAGCACCTCGGCGTCCTCGAGGAGGCCGGGCTCGTCGTCGTCCGGCGGCGCGGCCGCTATCGCTACAACCACCTGAACCCCGCGCCGCTCCGCGAGTGGTACGAGCGCTGGGTGACCCCGTTGGCCGACCGCACCGCGGGCGAGCTGCTCGCGCTGAGGCGGCACGTCGAAACAGAGCAAGGAGGGGCGGAGATGACCATTGAGGTGGACGAGGTCCGGGTCGTACGGATCGAGAACGAGCTCCGGTTCCGGGCCACACCCGATCGCATCTTCCGGGCGATGACCGAGGAGACGCTCGAGTGGTTTCCCACGAGCTATGGCGAAACGCGGACGAAGGCCGTCGTGATGGAGCCGCGCGTCGGCGGTCTCCACTACGAGGACTGGGGCGACGGCGCCGGCCATCTGTACGGCCACGTCACCGGCTGGGACCCGCCGCGGGCCTGGTCGACGCGCGGCCGCCTCATGCCCGGCACGATCCTGGACACGGAGTACGAGCTCGTCCCCGATGGCGCGGAGACGATCGTGCGGGTGTCGAAGGTCGCTGTCGGCCCGATGTCGCCGGAGGAGGCCGCGAGCATCTACAAGTACGGCGACGTCTCGAACTTCGAAGCGGCGCTGCGCGCTGTGGTCGAGCGATGA
- a CDS encoding GntR family transcriptional regulator, giving the protein MTASQHAYAWLSDALRRGMFAPGSRLPGERALAERIGVSRETLRQALTRLAEDGQLSASSQRGWYVTRQLLGEPPSVLQSFTEMAAARGLQASSRILRQIRRPATIDEATRLRIAPSAPVLEVRRVRGMDGAPLCVDTTVLVAARAAGLETVNLTDRSLYEALLVECGVRVARSAYAVQAQAADGEVATLLELVVGAPVLVGDEVTYDLDGVPVLLSRTVYRGDAYRFEADLFRPLT; this is encoded by the coding sequence GTGACAGCGAGCCAACATGCGTACGCCTGGCTGAGCGACGCGCTCCGCCGGGGGATGTTCGCGCCTGGCTCGCGGCTGCCCGGCGAACGAGCTCTCGCCGAGCGCATCGGCGTGAGCCGGGAGACGCTGCGGCAGGCATTGACCCGGCTCGCGGAGGACGGGCAGCTGAGCGCGTCGTCGCAGCGCGGCTGGTACGTCACGCGCCAGCTCCTCGGCGAACCACCGAGTGTGCTGCAGAGCTTCACCGAGATGGCCGCCGCGCGCGGACTCCAAGCCTCGTCGCGGATCCTGCGCCAGATCCGGCGGCCGGCGACGATCGATGAGGCGACCCGACTGCGCATCGCGCCGTCGGCGCCCGTGCTGGAGGTGCGCCGGGTTCGCGGCATGGACGGTGCGCCGCTGTGCGTCGATACCACCGTGCTCGTGGCGGCCCGCGCCGCCGGGCTCGAAACAGTCAACCTGACTGACCGTTCGCTGTACGAAGCGTTGCTCGTCGAGTGCGGCGTGCGGGTGGCCCGGAGCGCGTACGCGGTGCAGGCGCAGGCCGCGGACGGCGAGGTCGCGACCTTGCTCGAGCTGGTCGTCGGTGCGCCGGTGCTGGTCGGCGACGAGGTCACCTACGACCTCGACGGCGTCCCGGTTCTGCTCAGCCGGACGGTCTACCGCGGCGACGCGTACCGGTTCGAGGCAGACCTGTTTCGCCCGCTGACCTGA
- a CDS encoding 6-phosphogluconolactonase, whose protein sequence is MDDTVFPDPITLGRALAERIATQFAAARADGRRFVLGCPGGRTPVSTYAALAELVTGRDLDHVVIAMMDEYVLDGPRRLVDAAEPYSCRRFGREHIAGPLGIPDDRFLVPDLETDYDARLAELGGIDLFLLASGASDGHIGFNPPGSPSDSTTRVVALAEATRQDNLGTFPVLGSIENVPRFGLTVGIDTIRRLSRSAVMVVHGAHKAEAATRLRAARTYDPEWPATIAADCQEAELFIDQAAADGPGAREAGDD, encoded by the coding sequence GTGGACGACACCGTCTTCCCCGATCCGATCACGCTCGGCCGTGCCCTCGCCGAGCGGATCGCGACGCAGTTCGCCGCTGCCCGAGCGGACGGGCGACGGTTCGTGCTCGGCTGCCCCGGCGGGCGCACGCCGGTGTCCACGTACGCCGCCCTCGCGGAGTTGGTCACCGGCAGAGACCTCGACCACGTCGTGATCGCGATGATGGACGAGTACGTGCTGGACGGTCCGCGCCGGCTCGTCGACGCCGCCGAACCGTACAGCTGCCGGCGCTTCGGCCGCGAGCACATCGCAGGCCCGCTGGGGATTCCGGACGACCGCTTCCTCGTCCCGGACCTCGAGACCGACTACGACGCCAGGCTCGCGGAGCTCGGCGGCATCGACCTGTTCCTGCTCGCGAGCGGCGCGTCGGACGGGCACATCGGGTTCAACCCGCCGGGCAGCCCGAGCGACTCGACAACGCGGGTCGTCGCGCTCGCCGAGGCCACCCGCCAGGACAACCTCGGCACGTTCCCCGTCCTCGGCAGCATCGAGAACGTGCCGCGCTTCGGCCTCACGGTGGGCATCGACACGATCCGACGGCTGTCGCGCAGCGCGGTGATGGTCGTCCATGGGGCGCACAAGGCCGAGGCGGCCACCCGGTTGCGTGCGGCGAGGACGTACGACCCGGAGTGGCCGGCGACCATCGCCGCCGACTGTCAGGAAGCCGAACTGTTCATCGACCAGGCCGCGGCCGATGGGCCGGGCGCACGAGAGGCTGGAGACGACTGA
- a CDS encoding family 4 glycosyl hydrolase: MARIKLAYLGGGSTRAAGTMASFIHGGERFAGSEVVLIDLDADRLALIKQLAERMVKRAGLELTITATTDRREGLRDCDALLSSFRPGGFEARALDERIPMKHGVIGQETQGPGGFFMALRSIAVMQSVADDIAAVCPNVRIFNYTNPVNLVAQAMTTYTDIPTISLCEGPKIFPLGVAGAAGLDPAKLESTMVGLNHLCWSVQHTYEGEDLIPLLHKAEAERTDLSEHDRRILHLATTMESIPSYYFLNYYYRDDVLREQLAAPRTRAEEIMAEVPSYWAHYREQAESDDPQLDPARSRGGIHELELAIDAMHAFFNDTGEILPVNLPNANGVLPGFDWDVVVEVPTRIDRSGFTPLPQPPLPHTVRGLVQALAEHQVLAAHAAWEGDHRDGVRALASHPLVPSLTVAENLYADLAKAHAEHLPERLLPR, from the coding sequence ATGGCCAGGATCAAGCTCGCCTACCTGGGCGGGGGATCGACGCGCGCCGCGGGGACGATGGCGTCGTTCATCCACGGCGGTGAGCGGTTCGCGGGCTCGGAGGTCGTGCTGATCGACCTCGACGCCGACCGGCTCGCGCTTATCAAGCAACTTGCCGAACGGATGGTCAAGCGCGCCGGCCTCGAGCTGACCATCACCGCGACGACCGATCGGCGGGAGGGGCTCCGCGACTGCGACGCGCTGCTGTCGAGCTTCCGGCCCGGCGGGTTCGAGGCACGAGCGCTGGACGAACGCATCCCCATGAAACACGGGGTGATCGGCCAGGAGACCCAGGGGCCGGGCGGCTTCTTCATGGCGCTGCGGTCGATCGCGGTCATGCAGTCGGTCGCCGACGACATCGCGGCAGTATGTCCGAACGTACGAATCTTCAACTACACCAACCCGGTCAACCTCGTCGCGCAGGCGATGACGACGTACACCGACATCCCCACGATCTCGCTGTGCGAGGGGCCGAAGATCTTCCCGCTGGGAGTCGCGGGGGCCGCCGGGCTCGACCCGGCCAAGCTCGAGTCGACGATGGTCGGGCTCAACCACCTGTGCTGGAGCGTGCAGCACACCTACGAGGGCGAAGACCTGATTCCCCTTCTGCACAAGGCGGAAGCGGAACGCACCGACCTGTCGGAACACGATCGGCGCATCCTCCACCTCGCGACGACGATGGAGTCGATCCCGTCGTACTACTTCCTCAACTACTACTACCGCGACGACGTTCTCCGCGAGCAGCTCGCCGCGCCCCGGACTCGGGCCGAAGAGATCATGGCCGAGGTGCCGTCGTATTGGGCGCACTACCGCGAGCAAGCCGAGTCGGACGACCCTCAGTTGGACCCGGCGCGGTCGCGCGGCGGCATCCACGAGCTGGAGCTCGCGATCGACGCGATGCATGCTTTCTTCAACGACACCGGCGAAATCTTGCCGGTCAACCTGCCCAACGCGAACGGCGTGCTGCCCGGCTTCGACTGGGACGTGGTCGTCGAGGTGCCGACGCGGATCGACCGTTCCGGCTTCACGCCGCTGCCGCAGCCGCCGCTGCCGCACACCGTGCGCGGGCTGGTGCAGGCACTGGCCGAGCACCAGGTCCTCGCCGCGCACGCGGCCTGGGAGGGCGACCACCGCGACGGCGTCCGCGCACTCGCCTCGCACCCGCTGGTGCCTTCGCTGACGGTGGCGGAGAACCTGTACGCCGACCTGGCGAAGGCACACGCCGAACACCTACCGGAACGGCTGCTCCCTCGGTGA